The Pungitius pungitius chromosome 10, fPunPun2.1, whole genome shotgun sequence DNA window TGGCCTTCTCCACCGGCTCCGGCTCCGGCTCCTCTCCCGTCCCCCATCGTAACGCCACCGAAGCGCCCAGAAAAAGCCACTAAGCCCAAACCTCCCGCCCGGCCGCTGTCCAAGGTGTTCAGCAGCACGGACCACGGAGCAGATGTGTTGAAGGTctttattacagtttttatgttaaagctgcattctgtgtagtgaccagcagggggcgactcctctggtcccatagacggctatgaggaaatgactctacgtctctcttgatttattccctcagtaaacattgtaaacatgactttatggtctcagtctctagttccaagtcttcttcaatgcagcatgatgttcatttagtgaatgatggtccatttacaGTCAAACAGACTATAAAGCAGggaatgctttagggcggggctacacgctgattgacaggtctctaatagaccataaagcaggatgGCAGTGTACAGTGACAGTGTTGTAATAAACGAGTGATGGGACATCATGAGACATTCATCACATCGGTTCTGTTTTTTCTGCAGGGCTTCGATGCATTTCGGGCAGATGACACCCTCTGTGATGTTGTCTTGGTCCCCGGGGACAGCGGGGACACTTTCCCCGTCCACAGAGTCATCATGGCTTCCTGTAGCGACTATTTTAAGGCGATGTTCACAGGTGAGAGGTCACGTTTCATCAGGGTTCTAAGCAGAGACGAATTCAGGCTTTCATACTTTAAGAAGCATTTTACTATGTAACAGGTATACCAGAAATAATGATTCATGTATTATTTAGTGTTTCCCTCACAttccaaaagaacattttagTTAACTCTCATACAAAAGGcctctctgtgtttattttaatatttaaaactaGAAGCGTTTGCACAGAGGTCATTCTCTGCAACAATCCAAAATGTCACAACAGAAAGTTCTCCATTGAAACACTTCTGGCTTTGCTACAATATtgacataatataatatataatctaGAACTTGACTTACTCAAGCATTAAACTCCCTTTAAACATAATTCCATCATTATTAATCAGCCTTGCCTTTCCATCTTGCTGAAGGTGCACGAGGAGAAAAAGATGCCTTCACCTCTTTGTGTCCTTGTCCTTGTTTCCATCCTTGTTCAGGAGGCATGAGGGAGCAGGAGATGAGAGAGATCAAGCTGCACGGCGTCACTAAGTTGGGTTTAAAGAACATCATAGACTTCATTTACACATCCAAAGTGTGCCTCGACATGGGTAATCTCCAGGACACTCTGGAGGCTGCAAACTTCCTGCAGGTCATGCCCGTCCTGAGCTTCTGTAACCAGCTCCTCAGCAGCGAGGTGAGAGCCTTCGCATTAATTGGAGGTCCATCTTTTCTTCGTCCTCTGGTGCCCTCTGAGGGCCAGTGAGACAACGCAGAATGAAAGGAGCCTCGTGACTGACTCTGGTGTCgggcggttgttgttgttgttgttgttgttgtcggaTGCAGATCACTATTGATAACTGTGTGGAGGTGGAGCGCATCGCCGCAGACCTACACCTGGAGGACGTCCAGCTAAACATAGGTGAGTGTTCACAACAATGACCTGAGGGCACAGTGGCAAAGGGGCTATTAAATCCGCACTAATACCGTAGATGAGGTGGAAAGAGGGAttagaacgggggggggggggggtccacccATCCTTTGACCCAGGAGTCCGTTAACCACGCGAGAAGGAAAGTAGATTTATGTTTTTAACTTACATAACATCACTTCAGTAGTTATTTTAGGTCTTTTAAACCTCACCAAGTTGCTTTCTGTGAGAGCTTCATAAGAAAGGCACAAGCATCTATCAGATGAGCTACTGAGAGGACACTTCAGTTGTTATACCCACTCTTCCAAATGTTAGAAATGGTTCGACACACTGAAGTCCACGTGCCTGGTGATTCTGATCCTCCTTGTTGCATCACACCCAGGTGAGTTTGTGAGCCAGAACCTCTCGGCGCTGGTGGAGTCCGGCCGCTACCTCCAGCTCTCTAAAACCAGCGTGGCCATCGCGCTGTCCAGCAACTCCCTGAAGGGGTTCTCCGAGATGGAGCTCTACCACATCGCCAGGGCGTGGCTGGACCACGACCCCCCCAGTCGCCGCTCCTACGTCCACGCCTTGATGCGCCACATTCGCTTCCCGCTGATGAGCCCCAGCGAGCTCATGCAGATCTCCCAGGAGGACGACGGGGAGTCCGTCATGCGCTCGGATGCGGCCTGTgtcaacctgctgctggaggccagcAACTACCAGATGATGCCTTTCATGCAGCCGGCTCTGCAGACCGAGCGGACGCAAATCCGCTCCGACGACACCCACATCCTGGCCCTGGGCGGCGTGATGCGGCAGCAGCTGGTGGTGAGCCGCGAGCTGAGGCTGTACGACGACAAGACCGGCCACTGGAGGGCCCTGAAGCCCATGGAGGCGCCGCGGTACCAGCACGGCGTGGCCCTGCTCGGCGGCTTCCTCTTCATCGTTGGAGGTCAGAGCACCCGCACTTGAACGTGTTGAACATGGGGTTTCTAAATAGAGGAGGCTAAGGCAGGATTGGAGCCTCTCTTGAAAGAGACAAGACctagttttgttgttgtaaagcgTGGACAGTAGTAAAGAAGTGGAcgtctcatagacgtctatgggactaGAGCAGTCGCCCCCCTGTTGGTCACTAGAgcgaatgcagctttaacacgtgATGCTTTGGCTTTGCTCAGAACTGGAGTTTGCCGCCTTGTAAAAAGGAACTGTGGCCGTGGACTTGCATCATTCTAAGAAATGGAATTAgctggaagggaagggaagtcATTtgatcaacatcatcatcatgtgtGACAGATTaagaaacacaaataatgaattcaatattttattttagtcttCACTTATCCTCCACTAACTCAATTCCCGTCCTCAGGCCAGAGCACTTACGACACCAAGGGTAAGACGGCCATCGACAGCGCCTACCGCTACGACCCGCGCTTCGACAAGTGGCTTCAGATTGCCTCCCTCAACGAGAAGAGGACCTTCTTCCACCTGAGCACGCTGAAGGGGAAACTGTACGCAGTCGGGGGGAGGAATGCCACGGGAGAGATCGGTGAGCAGCTGATGATTCCATGTTCCGACGTTCATTTGAGACGTGTTTCCGCCCCATTGGTCTCTCTTTAAGCTCCGCTTTTGGTCTCCACCGCCTCCGGTTGCCTGTAGCTGCTAAATGTCCTCTCTGTCAGTCCGTGATCCTGTAGAGCAACTTCAACTGCTAATATAAAATACATCACACAATATTCTGGCAACTTTTTCTCCAACCAGTTTGAAttgtttcattcatcatttagcTATAATTGTTCCGTACGGACTGAACTCAACTGAATCGAACACAGAGCTTTTCCCAAACGTCTCTCCATCTCATCAGACACGGTGGAGTGCTACGACCTGAGGAAAAACGAGTGGACAAACGTGAGCAACATAAAGGAGCCTCACTACGGACACGCCGGAACGGTTCACGGGGACCTCATGTACATCTCGGGTGAGTAAGCGCCGCTGAACACACCGAGGCGTCTGAGCGCCGGCGATCTTACTACTGCGTCGTCAACATAAACTCTTTACTGAAGTAAAACTCAATTTCAGAGAAAAGTAAACTCATTAAAACCACCTTTGTTCATCTCTCCACTGCTCCGACTATCATCAGCCCGGGTTTGTCTGAATAAACGTTAAGTAACCACCGTATAATGTGGACTGCTTTTCACTGCTTTCTGCATCGTTGTGACATTGAGCTTTTGGTCCATTGGTCCAGTGGGAAAAGGGTCATggtctattttttgtttttctgaatatgcgcattattattattaatttagtCCTTTCAGTTTAACATCAACCCAATGTCCTCGTAGTCCACCCTCATGACTTTACTTGGTAATACTGCCCCCGTGGTTTCGTCAGGAATTACATACAGGTAGAAGTAACCCTACCTTCCTCgtaaagagacacaaacaccgACTTCCCCTTTAACAGCTGCGCAACAGAGTCCTGCAGAAGCTCCTTTTAAGGGCACTTTTTTATTCTCGCAGTTGAGGAAATCTACACTAAAGTCATTCTTGGTGTTTCAACAGATTTCGTCTTGTAAGGTTTTCGCCATTTCTTAACAGCATTTAGACCGTTTGCCATACCCTTCACACTCTGTTAGATCCCATCTACTCGTGACTCGTTCTGTTCGTGGTCAAACATGTGAAAATGCATCCTTCATTCTTCTGTAGTGCACTTTGTGAGAGCCAACAATCTAGCGTGAAGTATCACAATTTCACAGAACAGTGGAACGCTAGAAACCGGGGTATTTGCTGTCACACCGAGAGCCAATAGGGCTCCCGAGGCGCTTTGGCCTTAAAAACCAGTGTGATCCACTCGACACCTCAAACTATTCATGCAGTCAGACATTTCTATCAGCGACAGAGGCGTCCATCTGGTTAAAGCTACGCGTGGAAGGAGCTGGTTCGGCTGGCCAAATGCGAAACCGCTTCCTGTTTACCGGTGAACTCTCTGTTCTGAGAGCAGATGCTGTTTCACACGGATGACCGAGGAGCAGGAAGCAAAGCGAGACCTGTGGTTAGGTGTATGTGCCGTGCAACACATTCAAAACCTGTGACTTTACAGTGTGCCTGTTAACCAGaatacacactacacacacaaacacacacacactactttcaTTCCACCAGGCAGCctccaacaaaaagaaaaagatccaGAGTAAAACCGCCAGCTCGTAGCTTATCAACGTGTTGTGTCTAGCTTGTTAACACAAACACCCGCCACCAGAAACAGCTGTTCACGACTTCACGGGAACTCGAGCATCATTGTGTGTGAGACCTGGTTTGATCCCCCACTAAAACAGGACTTTTTCATATTAAAGTCATTGGTTATCtgaatatcccccccccccccccaaaacaggaGAAATGGTTATTTGAATAATACGAGATAAACGGGTAGAAACAGGTATGATGTCAGAGACACGGAGAGAAACCCTGTAAAAGTCtcgttccctctctctctttcgccaGGTGGAATCACCCGGGACACCTTCCAGAAGGAGCTGTGGTGCTACGATCCCGTCGCCGACGCGTGGGGTCGCAGAGCCGACATGAATGACCTGCGCGGGCTGCACTGCATGTGCACGGTGGGCGACCGGCTCTACGTCATGGGCGGGAACCACTTCCGGGGCAGCAGCGACTACGACGACGTCCTGGCCTGCGAGTACTACAGCCCGGAGGCCGACCAGTGGACGGTGGTGGCGCCTATGTCCCGCGGCCAGAGCGACATCGGCGTGACGGTGTTCAACGGGCAGGTCTACGTGGTGGGGGGTTACTCCTGGAACAGCAGGTGCATGGTGGACATCGTGCAGCGGTACGACCCGGAGCAGGACGAGTGGGACCGCGTGTTCAACGTGCTGGAGCCTCTGGGGGGGATTCGAGCCTGCACCATGACGGTTCACCTGCCGGAGGGGTCGGTGGACGAGGCTCAGATGCAGGAGGGCCCGCTGCCCACGGGCAAGAGCTGATGCTTCACCACAGGccgggtgggggggctctgattCACCTGCATGCGAGGCACAGCTTCCTGTCTCTTCCTGCTCGTCTCCCTTCTTTCTCAAAACGGGTctcacagtcacatcaaattaAGCTTCTACAGGGagccgttggggggggggggggggggggggaataaagcgGGCATTATAATACTTTTTGATCACTCTCCAATAATCTCATAACCGAAGTAAAAGACTAGATTCCGCTAACACGCCACGTCGGTTCAGACCAGCGGTCAAGTCATGAGACGAAAACTTTGGAATTTGGAAATTCCGTCTGTTGATGTGAACAAtccaattttcttttaaaaaataaaactgaaaatcAGACCTCAAATCCCGCAGATAAAACGTCCAAACATCAAAGTTATGttgtatatttatgtgtgtgtatgcagatGAAAATAAACTGTTGATGTCATATTCAGTCAGTGAAGGCCAAAGCTtgtagcaacacacacacacacggttcatCAGATGCGGGTGAATGACGACCACGCCGCCCTTGAGGAGTCAACCTTCGTCTTCCAGATAAGAGATAAGTCAATCGCAACATTGATTTCTGGCCCAAGGTCGACAAACACTGAACAGGAGACATTACTTAGAAAAGCCCCTTTTAATTCAAATAAAGCAAATAGGCCGCGGCTCAAATAGCAGAGTCTGAAAGCTTCAGCCTCTTGATTGAAGAGTAGGAAATGTTGTTCCGTCCACACGGTGACAGCTCTGTAAAACTTTCCCCCGATGCATGTGGACCGACCGCAATCCATCACGCCGCGAGGGGGGAACGCGTTCAGCCGTCTGGCAGACAACTGTCGCCTTGAAATGTCAAATGCTGTTTGCTTCAGCTGCTCTGGCCTTGCACGTCTTCTGGAAGAAAGCTTTTAAATATCACGGAGGGCAAACAGATCAGATGTGCTCATCGGCCCTTTTAAAGGAGCCCTGTTCAGCTGCAACATCACATAAAAACACATGTCATGTTCAGCCTGATGCAGATATTAAAGATATAAAATaggattcattgttttttttataatagcTGCATTTATGTAGATTGACTTACACATTTGAAActcaaagtacattttttttctgtcaataaGATGTTTTATGCCGCACTGTACGTCTTTGTcgcttttaaataaatgatcttcatgtgttcatctcaGGCACGCGTTCCTTCAATAAATAATCTTTAAAGAGAACACCCTGCtctttgtattttttctctttgagaCGTGGAGAGTTACTCCCACTCAGATGGAAGATCCACACAGTCACTGTCCTTGTCTTAACGGCATCACCAGCTCTCCTGGGAGCCCTTCCCCTTTTCCTCACACGAGAGCATTCCTCGGCATTCCTTCTGCGGAACCTTCTGGGTTTACAAATAGAAGGGAAGTCCACGCCGGCACAGAAGGAGCAGTCGCTCTCCGACCGAACATCTCTTCGCCTCCTCTCAGGTGCCTTCGTCGTGGATCGGGCGGCGATGTCTCTGCGGGGGGAAGTGTGCGTGGTGACGGGGGCCGCAGGGTTCCTGGGGAAGAGGCTggtgaggctgctgctggaggaggagcaggccgCTGAGATACGACTGCTGGACCGGCGGGTGCAGCCGCAACTTTTACAGGCTCTGGAGGGTAAAATATGGCGTTTTATTCACTGAATGCACGGAGACGGATCCAGCAGAAATAACTTTGATCgtctccttctttctgttttctAGTATTTCAAACTTCAGCCATTCCAGCCATTAAAAGCTACTTCTCTATTTAAATTAACATTGATGGTCACGTACAAATATCATTTTGGAATTTCATCTCAATATGAGCAATAGATAAAACacattgttgatgtttttatttgtcctaATGCAATTAGGGaggccaaattattattataattattccaTTCTTAATTTTTTCATTCTTAATTTTTGGACTCATTGGATGATTTAATAGTTATTTCAGGAGTTTCGTTAGTTTTTATTCACCTTAATGCAATTAGGGAGGCCTTTCACAGATTTACAACCAAATCTTGAATTGATGGATTCAAAAAGGATAATTTCTCAGAATATATTGCAGCAAAATAATATATCAATTGCTGGGGTGAATTATGTTTATATACTTATTTTACAGacatatattaattaataatattatgTCCCACAATTTTTAACTACAATTCAACAGTGAAATGATTTTCTATCTACTAAATGTTATCTATTTTGTCATTGACAGGGATATGTTGATGATTAGCAGCGATATAAACGTATAAACCTCACTATATAAACACTGCAGTGCTCCTCAGAGGCCACCAGCAGCTATTTGTTATGGATTTGTCTCATGGCAGGTTCCAATCGAACCTCATACATTCCAATCGAACCTCATGTATTCCAATCGAACCTCATACATTCCAATCGAACCTCATGAATTCCAATCAAACCTCATACATTCTAATACATTGTGTTGATTGACGGGAGTCTGACTTGTTCTGCGTCAGACTGTCGAGGCGACACCCTGCTGAGCGTCTTCGAGGGCGACATCAGAGACGGAGAATTCCTGAGGAAAAGCTGCCGGGGAGCATCGGTCGTGTTCCACATGGCGTCCATCATCGACGTGAAGGACGCGGTGGAGTACGGCGAGATACACGCCGTCAACGTCAAAGGCGAGGCCCGGAAACCTCACGCAGGACTCTTTGGAGTCATCCGGCTTCAGGACTGCAACCAaatctttgtttctttaaagaTGAAGGATGAAAATAAGTCGATTAGCATCTCCCTAACGTCCTGTGTGCTCTGCAGGAACGCAGCTGCTCCTGGAGGCCTGTGTCCAGGAGAACGTGGTGTCCTTCATCTACACCAGCACCATCGAGGTGATGGGGCCGAACCCGAGGGGCGAGCCCGTCGTCAACGGCGACGAGGACACGGCGTACGAGTGCGCTCTGAAGTTCGCCTACAGCAAGACCAAAAAGGAGGCGGAGCGGCGGACCCTGCAGGCCCACGGCGAGCTCCTGCACAACGGCGGCCGGCTGGCCACGTGCGCCCTGCGGCCCATGTACATCTACGGGGAGGGCTGCCGCTTCCTGCTGGGCCACATGGCCGACGGCGTGCGCAACAAAGACGTGCTGTTCCGCATGTCTCGCCCGGAGGCCCGGGTGAACCCCGTGTACGTGGGCAACGTGGCGGCGGCCCACCTGCAGGCGGCGCGCGGCCTCCAAGACCCGCAGAAGAGGAGCGCCATCGGGGGAAAGTTTTACTTCGTCTCCGACGACACGCCGCCGGTGAGCTACTCCGACTTCAACCACGCGGTGATGGCGCCGCTGGGCTTCGGCGTGCAGGAGAAGCTCGCGTACCCCCTGTGGCTCCTCTACTCCGTCTGCTTCCTGATGGAGGTGCTGTGCGCCGCGCTGCGGCCTCTGGTGCGCGTGGTGCCGCCGCTGAGCCGGCAGCTCGTCACCATGCTGAACACGCCGTTCAGCTTCTCCTACCAGGGGGCCAAGAGGGACCTGGGATACGCCCCCAGGTACACCTGGGAGGAGGCCCGCCGACGCACCACCGAGTGGCTCGCCTCGGAGCTGCCCGCGGAGAGGCAGAGGATGAGAGCCAAGTAGGTGAGgtggggccccccccccgcccccccccgaggtgtTCAATTCATTCACTGCTTCACGTGGCTCCGGCAGCTCTCTCAAGCCGCCACCAGGGGGCCCCGTGGTCCCACAGTCTGCGTCCCCTGTTGTGTCTGTACcgctgtgtcctgtgtgtggaTTAAAGTTCATGGTGGAAAAACAACTTGCATTGGACAGAAAAATTATTTCTTCAATTGTatcaaacattttcacattaaaGAGACTAAACTTATTATGAGCTGGATCAACTGGTCCCTGTTAtgactgagtgagtgagtgagtgaatgagggagtgagggagtgagtgagtgagtgagtgggtggGTGAGTGAGGAagtgagtgggtgagtgagtggttgagtgaatgagtgagggTTTGAGTGGGGAAGTGAGTGGGTGAGTGgatgagtgagggagtgagtgggtgagtgagtgaatgagggagagagtgagtgagtgagtgagtgagggtaTGAGTGAGGAagtgagtgagtgggtgagtgaatgagtgagggTATGAGTGGGGAAGTGAGtgggtgagtgaatgagtgaggaTATGAGTGGGGAAGTGAGTGGGTGAGTGgatgagtgagggagtgagtgggtgagtgagtgaatgagggagagagtggatgagtgagtgaatgagggAGAGAGTGGATGAGTGAGTGATTGAGTGAGTGAGGGTATGAGTGAGGAAGTGAGtgggtgagtgaatgagtgagggTATGAGTGGGTGAGGGAGGCAGTGAGtggatgagtgagtgaatgagtgggTTAGTGAATGCGTGAGGGTATGAGTGGGTGAGGGAAGCAGTGAGTGGATGAGTGAGTGGGTTAGTGAATGAGTGAGGGTATGAGTGAGGAAGTGAGtgggtgagtgaatgagtgagggAGTCAGTGGGTGAGAGAGTGAGGCAGTGAGGGATGACTTTGAGAGGCACAAACAGGGAGGATTACACATTATTGCCACCTTGAAACTAAAGGTCCATTAGAAACGTGTGAACACACCAGAGAACCACAGCGATTATACAGCACAAAACTTCCCCTAATGCATTGATTGCGTAAGAGAATGTTGTGAAAGTCGAGCTCTTGATTAAAGATTTCTTTAGATACAacatgagacccccccccccccctttctatgACACAGTCCCACTCAGAAACCAGTGGCCCCAGTCCAACAAACAGCCATTTGAACACCagggaaaagagagacagatactagctgaaatgaaatgagaagaGGAGCTtcctgttttgggggggggggggcgcgttgcGTCACAATCAGAAGCCTATCCGCCCCCCGTCTGCCTCCCTGTCTGCTGCTCTGTGGCCACAGTTGCATCACAGCAGCAGAGCCGAGTGGGATTTTCCTCAGGACAAAAAAGCTGATCTCCATCCACCAATCTGAGGCCGAACGGAGGAGCTGAGCGCCGCTGAGCACCGAATAAATCCCCCACtgagccgccccccctccctcaccccccctccattCACCTCCATGTTTCCACAGAACATGCATCGGGCCTGGGGACCGGTCCTTCTCTGCGGGCTGGCTGTCCTCACCTCTCTGGTGCTGGGTAAGtacgggacccccccccccgcggagacTTCTCTATTCCTGCTTTGCTTTTTGGGGGTTATTGTTTTAAAGTTAGACACCAGGATAAGTGGTTGAGCTTTGTGTAAAGACGTTGAGTGTGATGAAATGCATAAAGAATGTTGCGTGTGCTACTGAAGgtcaggagagaaagagaccttagtttacattttattaatttaaacttTGTCTCTTGTCATGTTCTTTGAATGTGTAGCAGATGTTTGGTGGGGTAAACTGTTAGTTATAATCATTAGTTATTACTGTGTTTTACTTGATGATGATTCTTTAGTTTTAGCTTCATGTGTTTGATGCAATTTGTAAGATAAAAGAAATCATGAGTTTATGATGATAATAAACATGAACCAGCGAGGTTCTAAATGTTGACGCCCTAACAATGATGCTCTGAAGACGTGTATTAGcctcatgaataaaatgtaaatgttctgGGAGGAGGAGTTAGCAGATCATCTCTTCTGATCGTGACATGCAGGTGCAGAGGAAAGCTCCAGAGGCGCCGAGTGCGCCGACCTCAACAACACCACCTGGTCGCAGTACAGGCAGCGCCGGGCGGAGCTGCAGGTCCGCTACCTGCTGCTGACCAGGAGGAACCAGGACTGTGCTCAGGCGTTCACCCGGGCTTCTCTCACCgagacgcagcagcagcagccgtccCACTTCAACGTCTCTCGCCCGACCAAGGTCCTCGTCCACGGGTACAGGTGAGGACCCTCAGAGACCCTCAAAGACCCTCAGAGGTGGATCACACCTGTTGCTGTTTTGTTGAAGCTCTgagacacctgtcaatcactgtagCCCTGAAGCTTTATGGTCCATATGTAAAATTAAAGTCATGCTGCATTGTAGACGACTTGTAAAAACTCCTCCCTCGGCCTTCCTCACTTCatccccccgaccccctccctccatcccccccgCAGGGCGATAGGCAGTAGGCCGTCCTGGGTGAAGCAGCTGGCCGGCGCCCTGCTGAGGGCGGAGGACGTgaacgtggtggtggtggactgGGTCTACGGTGCCTCCTTCGCCTACAACTTGGTGGTGGAGAACTACAAGGAGGTGGCCCTGCAGATCTCCGTCCTCATCAACCAGCTGCAGGTCACACATGTGTTCACGAGATGCTTTTATTTCATCGTTTAGGACTGTGTCtgtcagagacctgtcaatcagcgggtagccccgccctaaagcatcacctgctttatggtctgtttgactctaaatggaccatcattcactaaatgaacatcatgctgcattgaagaagacttggaactagagactgagaccataaactcatgtttacaatgtttactgagggaataaatcaagagagaagtagagtcatttcctcatagacgtctatgggagcagaggagtcgccccctgctggtcaccgcacagaatgcagctttaagaccCTTCTGCGGTGGCTTCACTAATGAAAGAACAACTGCCACTGTGTTGTCCAACAGGAGCATGGATGCAGACTGGAGTCCTTTCACTTCATCGGGGTCAGTCTGGGGGCCCACGTCGCTGGCTTCGTGGGGACTCTGTTTGAGGGGAAGATAGGACGGATCACAGGTGAGTCcgggcgtcccccccccccccctctgccacGGCGCTGCTTTTCAGACAGATCTCTgcagaaaaacatttagaaGCCGCAATTGCAGGTTTTGATGATTGCGTTTCAGTccaggctccccccccccccaaaaaaagagaaccaaGATAAACAAGCCAAACCCGGATGCTGAGATGTTATTGTTGGTGATTGGGAAACAGGAAAAGAGGCAGCTGCCAGACGGCGAAGCCTCTGAAAGCCTCTCAGTGTGACCTCTCCAGAGGGACAACGGCACGTTGATAAGAGCCAGCTGTGAGGAGACGACACACAGCCGCACTGTCCTCTCCGTGATATCACGCCTTCTTTatctgaagggggaggggggggggttaatccaAGTGCAGATAAACAGGAGATTGCAAAGGACATCTTAGATAGAAATGGTCATATTTACAGGGTCGAGGCCAGTAAAGCTCTTCACAAAGGTCTCTCGTACGCAGTGACTTCACATTGTGGAGCGTCTGAAGCGTCTTGGCGGAAGGGGAACAAAACCCACTCTCACAGAGTTCTGCTTGTCCTGCAGGCCTCGACCCGGCGGGGCCCATGTTCAAAGGAGCCGACACCTACGACCGGCTGGACTCCTCCGACGCCCAGTTTGTGGACGCCATCCACACCGACTCCGACTGTGAGGCGGCTTTCCCTGAAATACCAAACAGCCCCAAAGGAAGGAATCATGTCAACACCATGTTAAAGCTCAATTAATAAGCCGTAAAAGATGAAATATACTTAGCCTTTAGTTATGAAATGTGTTATTGCTGTAACCCGTAGAACAGTAATAAAAAGATaagcaaacaaaacataaacagaGAAACTATACGACGTAATATAACAAGTCTGAGTAAAGTATACATGataaaaaactgttgaaatatttacattacattcattaaTTCCGTTAATTAGCTGTCACAAACATCTTTGTTCTGTTTTGACAGTTAGCTTACagatgctaatgttagcaaacATCTGATTCAGTCAGTAAtgatgatggagatgatgaagatgaaaaatgatgttttttaagCAGCCGACCCGGGACACTCTGGGGAAGTTGAGGAGGATGTTGAACCAATGTTACACATGTTGAGGGATGTAATGTTGAATGAACATCCTTATTGTGGTAATGAAGTGTTTCCTGAATAAAACAGCACTAAAACCCGTTCCCTCCGCTCCAGATTTTGGGATCTCCATCCCGGTGGGTCACGTGGACTACTTCCTGAACGGAGGAAAGGACCAGACTGGATGTGCTCGCTCCAGGTTCACCTCCAGTGAGTCATTTCACTCCAGTG harbors:
- the hsd3b1 gene encoding hydroxy-delta-5-steroid dehydrogenase, 3 beta- and steroid delta-isomerase 1, coding for MSLRGEVCVVTGAAGFLGKRLVRLLLEEEQAAEIRLLDRRVQPQLLQALEDCRGDTLLSVFEGDIRDGEFLRKSCRGASVVFHMASIIDVKDAVEYGEIHAVNVKGTQLLLEACVQENVVSFIYTSTIEVMGPNPRGEPVVNGDEDTAYECALKFAYSKTKKEAERRTLQAHGELLHNGGRLATCALRPMYIYGEGCRFLLGHMADGVRNKDVLFRMSRPEARVNPVYVGNVAAAHLQAARGLQDPQKRSAIGGKFYFVSDDTPPVSYSDFNHAVMAPLGFGVQEKLAYPLWLLYSVCFLMEVLCAALRPLVRVVPPLSRQLVTMLNTPFSFSYQGAKRDLGYAPRYTWEEARRRTTEWLASELPAERQRMRAK
- the pla1a gene encoding phospholipase A1 member A isoform X1 translates to MFPQNMHRAWGPVLLCGLAVLTSLVLGAEESSRGAECADLNNTTWSQYRQRRAELQVRYLLLTRRNQDCAQAFTRASLTETQQQQPSHFNVSRPTKVLVHGYRAIGSRPSWVKQLAGALLRAEDVNVVVVDWVYGASFAYNLVVENYKEVALQISVLINQLQEHGCRLESFHFIGVSLGAHVAGFVGTLFEGKIGRITGLDPAGPMFKGADTYDRLDSSDAQFVDAIHTDSDYFGISIPVGHVDYFLNGGKDQTGCARSRFTSILVYFPVYGYVICDHMRALHVYMSALNGSCPLVGIPCSSYEDFLQGRCLDCDVFQGTCPTIGASPGRGMLVSPVPREQKLFLLTTSAPPFCSRHFLLQMEVSPLDRSAEVEVTLRTENLTVEKRLRLQTDTTVYRAVVSHPLPLCEIDSIHLKNTGARFYRQSEIHVKSVCISEFPAPRGEEPLCVNNIHFRRGAPWSHDFVQVCGAF
- the si:rp71-68n21.9 gene encoding kelch-like protein 9, which gives rise to MSTSAVRTRSSTGSQPGFLFRHKSDASDSSRAADCSSRGLRYTSRLEGGLGSGLLRRISSRKSQQRNNQRLPAQEANDMGVSGDDGGPGGRLRCRLSRLGSRHQSRDPQRPPAQPERLPAAPDPPAQQDAWPSPPAPAPAPLPSPIVTPPKRPEKATKPKPPARPLSKVFSSTDHGADVLKGFDAFRADDTLCDVVLVPGDSGDTFPVHRVIMASCSDYFKAMFTGGMREQEMREIKLHGVTKLGLKNIIDFIYTSKVCLDMGNLQDTLEAANFLQVMPVLSFCNQLLSSEITIDNCVEVERIAADLHLEDVQLNIGEFVSQNLSALVESGRYLQLSKTSVAIALSSNSLKGFSEMELYHIARAWLDHDPPSRRSYVHALMRHIRFPLMSPSELMQISQEDDGESVMRSDAACVNLLLEASNYQMMPFMQPALQTERTQIRSDDTHILALGGVMRQQLVVSRELRLYDDKTGHWRALKPMEAPRYQHGVALLGGFLFIVGGQSTYDTKGKTAIDSAYRYDPRFDKWLQIASLNEKRTFFHLSTLKGKLYAVGGRNATGEIDTVECYDLRKNEWTNVSNIKEPHYGHAGTVHGDLMYISGGITRDTFQKELWCYDPVADAWGRRADMNDLRGLHCMCTVGDRLYVMGGNHFRGSSDYDDVLACEYYSPEADQWTVVAPMSRGQSDIGVTVFNGQVYVVGGYSWNSRCMVDIVQRYDPEQDEWDRVFNVLEPLGGIRACTMTVHLPEGSVDEAQMQEGPLPTGKS
- the pla1a gene encoding phospholipase A1 member A isoform X2 — its product is MFPQNMHRAWGPVLLCGLAVLTSLVLGAEESSRGAECADLNNTTWSQYRQRRAELQVRYLLLTRRNQDCAQAFTRASLTETQQQQPSHFNVSRPTKVLVHGYRAIGSRPSWVKQLAGALLRAEDVNVVVVDWVYGASFAYNLVVENYKEVALQISVLINQLQEHGCRLESFHFIGVSLGAHVAGFVGTLFEGKIGRITGLDPAGPMFKGADTYDRLDSSDAQFVDAIHTDSDYFGISIPVGHVDYFLNGGKDQTGCARSRFTSMYGYVICDHMRALHVYMSALNGSCPLVGIPCSSYEDFLQGRCLDCDVFQGTCPTIGASPGRGMLVSPVPREQKLFLLTTSAPPFCSRHFLLQMEVSPLDRSAEVEVTLRTENLTVEKRLRLQTDTTVYRAVVSHPLPLCEIDSIHLKNTGARFYRQSEIHVKSVCISEFPAPRGEEPLCVNNIHFRRGAPWSHDFVQVCGAF